A genome region from Crossiella equi includes the following:
- a CDS encoding S1 family peptidase yields MRGKKTLRSILAIAAASASLLLGALPAAAAAPAPSQEADPLIVGGGFVSGSRPWISALHRNGGFTCTSSIIAARWVLTAAHCVEAAGTYSVRVGSLTRSSGGTTANATRVIKHPSYAWPNADIALVELDRSINTTYSVLATSADIATNQAATAYGWGSEKADWSGPLPERLKYADGRVSDANCASATPRVLCTQTNGSIAGGDSGGPVYVRSPRTGQMIQGGVCAIGHKPAGSGWAGYTNVALFRDWIRSYAGV; encoded by the coding sequence ATGCGAGGGAAGAAGACCCTGCGTTCCATCCTGGCCATCGCCGCGGCGAGTGCCTCCCTGCTGCTCGGCGCCCTGCCCGCCGCGGCGGCGGCTCCCGCACCGAGCCAGGAGGCCGACCCGCTCATCGTCGGTGGCGGGTTCGTCAGCGGCTCCCGGCCGTGGATCTCCGCACTGCACCGCAACGGCGGCTTCACCTGCACCTCCAGCATCATCGCGGCGCGCTGGGTGCTGACCGCGGCGCACTGCGTCGAGGCCGCGGGCACCTACTCGGTGCGCGTGGGCTCGCTGACCCGCAGCAGCGGCGGCACCACCGCCAACGCCACCCGGGTGATCAAGCACCCCAGCTACGCCTGGCCGAACGCCGACATCGCGCTGGTCGAGCTGGACCGCAGCATCAACACCACCTATTCGGTGCTGGCCACCAGCGCCGACATCGCCACCAACCAGGCCGCCACCGCCTACGGCTGGGGCTCGGAGAAGGCCGACTGGTCCGGCCCGCTGCCCGAGCGCCTGAAGTACGCCGACGGCCGCGTCTCGGACGCCAACTGCGCCTCCGCGACGCCGCGCGTGCTGTGCACGCAGACCAACGGCAGCATCGCGGGCGGCGACTCCGGCGGCCCGGTGTACGTGCGCAGCCCGCGCACCGGCCAGATGATCCAGGGCGGCGTGTGCGCCATCGGCCACAAGCCCGCTGGCAGCGGCTGGGCCGGGTACACCAATGTCGCGCTGTTCCGCGACTGGATCCGCTCCTACGCGGGTGTCTGA
- a CDS encoding winged helix-turn-helix domain-containing protein — MQTMSQAVARRTALAAQGFADPRPTAIPTRRHLQRVLDRTQLLQLDSVNVAVRAHYAPLFSRLGAYPAELLDEAAWSHSARKPRLLVEYWAHEASVVPVADWPLFRWRMRYYEQRKGNHWKAAMHTPHIVEDVLAAVTELGAVGAGTLEKELGGRARGKGAWWERSEVKMVCEYLFAVGGLTTGGRRSFERLYDLPERVLPPEVLARPEPPEDEAHRELIRRSAVALGVATETDLRDYYRLPVAGARRAVAELVEEGVLEPVEVLGWGKQAYRHVQARTPRKVAARALLCPFDPLIWERARTERLFDFHYRIEIYVPEPKRVYGYYVFPFLLDERLAARVDLKADRAAGVLRVPGAFLEDGPDSPPATRVAAELAEELTLMAGWLGLDEVVVGGRGDLVRDLAAALR; from the coding sequence GTGCAGACCATGAGCCAGGCCGTGGCCCGGCGTACCGCCCTGGCCGCCCAGGGCTTCGCCGACCCGAGGCCGACCGCCATCCCGACCCGCAGGCACCTGCAGCGCGTGCTCGACCGCACCCAGCTGCTCCAGCTCGACTCGGTCAACGTCGCGGTCCGCGCACACTACGCGCCCCTGTTCAGCCGCCTCGGCGCCTACCCGGCGGAGCTGTTGGACGAGGCGGCCTGGTCGCACAGCGCGCGCAAGCCCCGGCTGCTGGTGGAGTACTGGGCGCACGAGGCGAGCGTGGTGCCGGTGGCCGACTGGCCGCTGTTCCGCTGGCGCATGCGCTACTACGAGCAGCGCAAGGGCAACCACTGGAAGGCCGCGATGCACACCCCGCACATCGTGGAGGACGTGCTGGCCGCGGTGACGGAGCTGGGCGCGGTCGGCGCGGGCACGCTGGAGAAGGAGCTCGGCGGGCGCGCCCGGGGCAAGGGCGCCTGGTGGGAGCGCTCCGAGGTGAAGATGGTGTGCGAGTACCTCTTCGCCGTCGGCGGCCTGACCACCGGCGGCCGTCGCTCCTTCGAGCGCCTGTACGACCTGCCCGAACGCGTGCTGCCGCCGGAGGTGCTGGCCCGGCCGGAGCCGCCGGAGGACGAGGCGCACCGGGAGCTCATCCGGCGGTCGGCGGTGGCGCTGGGTGTGGCCACCGAGACCGATCTGCGCGACTACTACCGCCTGCCGGTGGCCGGGGCGCGGCGCGCGGTGGCCGAGCTGGTCGAGGAGGGCGTGCTGGAACCGGTCGAGGTGCTCGGCTGGGGCAAACAGGCCTACCGGCACGTGCAGGCGCGCACCCCGCGCAAGGTCGCCGCGCGGGCGCTGCTGTGCCCGTTCGACCCGCTGATCTGGGAGCGGGCGCGCACCGAGCGCCTCTTCGACTTCCACTACCGCATCGAGATCTACGTGCCCGAGCCCAAGCGCGTGTACGGCTACTACGTCTTCCCGTTCCTGCTGGACGAGCGCCTGGCCGCGCGTGTGGACCTCAAGGCCGACCGCGCCGCCGGGGTGCTGCGGGTGCCGGGGGCGTTCCTGGAGGACGGTCCGGACTCGCCGCCCGCGACGCGCGTGGCGGCCGAGCTGGCCGAGGAGCTCACGCTCATGGCGGGCTGGCTCGGGCTGGACGAGGTCGTGGTGGGTGGGCGCGGCGACCTGGTCAGGGACCTGGCCGCCGCGCTCCGCTGA
- a CDS encoding DUF4097 family beta strand repeat-containing protein, translating into MSETGQQPAATRDEEFASEGPVELKIEIGAGRIEVRLSDAPGVHVRLTHEPGAASGLGQSLTGLFSWVSDQFGGGLARGAAGPGPAGEQAGGPAEAGAEVLRRTTVEYSGGQLRVRTPSDLPLRLVPVKVEVRAPSLSHVTAQSGSGDITVTGSANRLDVHTGTGQIAVDRADGAASVNAGSGSVRLGPMLGGLRARSGSGDLEVSSVGGVSELTTSRGSVWLGAVQADVRVRTGTGDLTVADAAEGRLDLRTGSGELRVGIRQGVAAELDLESSYGQARSDLEVRGDERPHDLRLRVTGRTGYGNVVVSSTTV; encoded by the coding sequence ATGAGCGAGACCGGCCAGCAGCCCGCGGCCACGCGCGACGAGGAGTTCGCGTCCGAGGGCCCGGTGGAGCTGAAGATCGAGATCGGGGCGGGCCGCATCGAGGTGCGCCTGTCCGACGCACCAGGCGTGCACGTGCGCCTGACCCACGAGCCGGGCGCGGCCTCCGGCCTGGGCCAGAGCCTGACCGGCCTGTTCAGCTGGGTCTCCGACCAGTTCGGCGGCGGCCTGGCACGCGGTGCGGCGGGCCCCGGTCCGGCGGGTGAGCAGGCGGGCGGCCCGGCTGAGGCGGGTGCCGAGGTGCTGCGCCGCACCACGGTCGAGTACAGCGGCGGCCAGCTGCGCGTGCGCACGCCCTCGGACCTGCCGCTGCGCCTGGTGCCGGTGAAGGTCGAGGTGCGGGCACCGAGCCTGTCTCACGTCACCGCGCAGAGCGGGTCCGGCGACATCACGGTCACCGGCTCGGCCAACCGCTTGGACGTGCACACCGGCACCGGCCAGATCGCGGTGGACCGCGCCGACGGCGCCGCCTCGGTCAACGCCGGGTCAGGCAGCGTGCGACTGGGGCCCATGCTGGGCGGGCTGCGCGCCCGCAGCGGCAGCGGCGACCTGGAGGTCTCCTCGGTCGGCGGGGTCAGCGAGCTGACCACGAGCCGGGGCAGCGTGTGGCTGGGTGCGGTGCAGGCGGACGTGCGGGTGCGCACCGGCACCGGTGACCTCACCGTCGCCGATGCCGCCGAGGGCAGGCTGGACCTGCGCACCGGCTCGGGCGAGCTGCGCGTGGGCATCCGCCAGGGCGTGGCCGCCGAGCTCGACCTGGAGTCCAGCTACGGGCAGGCGCGCAGCGACCTGGAGGTGCGCGGGGACGAGCGTCCGCACGACCTGCGGCTGCGCGTGACCGGCCGCACCGGCTACGGCAACGTCGTGGTCAGCTCGACCACGGTCTGA
- a CDS encoding toxin-antitoxin system HicB family antitoxin has protein sequence MDLTGYVNGLREDLATAASAGDEQTRRAATVLAAALEPAARLAIMNALSDLAAEVTATLDGQVVDVRLDGRDVRVVVTPSGSRAQSRPADSAPPPPPPPPPPFSPMGEGGDISRITLRLFEELKGKAEKAANQQGMSLNSWVSQAVQGALQGQMMGGDRSRRHEWRQERREEQRESSTDAQTGAQRSRLRGWVQG, from the coding sequence ATGGATCTCACGGGGTACGTCAACGGACTGCGGGAGGACCTCGCCACGGCCGCCTCGGCCGGGGACGAGCAGACCCGCCGCGCCGCGACCGTGCTGGCCGCCGCGCTCGAGCCCGCCGCGCGCCTGGCCATCATGAACGCGCTCTCCGACCTGGCCGCCGAGGTCACCGCCACCCTGGACGGGCAGGTGGTCGACGTCCGGCTGGACGGCCGGGACGTGCGGGTCGTGGTCACGCCGTCCGGCAGCCGCGCGCAGTCGCGACCTGCGGATTCGGCGCCGCCCCCGCCCCCGCCGCCCCCGCCGCCGTTCTCCCCGATGGGTGAGGGCGGGGATATCAGCCGCATCACGCTGCGCCTGTTCGAGGAGCTCAAGGGCAAGGCGGAGAAGGCGGCCAACCAGCAGGGCATGTCGCTGAACTCCTGGGTCTCCCAGGCGGTGCAGGGCGCGTTGCAGGGCCAGATGATGGGCGGGGACCGGTCGCGACGTCACGAGTGGCGTCAGGAGCGCCGGGAGGAGCAGCGCGAGAGCAGCACCGATGCCCAGACCGGCGCCCAGCGCAGCCGCCTGCGCGGCTGGGTGCAGGGCTAG
- the thyX gene encoding FAD-dependent thymidylate synthase: MTQTVQPKVQLIGKTEFFPPADVPWSTDADGGQALAEFAGRACYQSWSKPNPATATNAGYLAHILEVGHLSVLEHGSVSFYFTGMSRSLTHELIRHRHFSYSQLSQRYVPERDAAMVEPEVIAEDPELHKMFLAAAEASVTAYNELLAGLERKFAHVTNGTLRRKQARQAARAILPNATETRIVVTGNYRAWRHFIAMRATEHADVEIRALAIECLRQLQKVAENVFRDFEISSLADGTEVASSPLVTEG, from the coding sequence GTGACTCAGACGGTGCAGCCGAAGGTTCAGCTCATCGGGAAGACGGAGTTCTTCCCACCGGCCGACGTGCCGTGGTCCACCGACGCCGACGGCGGTCAGGCGCTCGCCGAGTTCGCCGGACGTGCCTGCTACCAGTCCTGGAGCAAGCCCAACCCGGCCACCGCCACCAACGCGGGCTACCTCGCCCACATCCTCGAGGTCGGCCACCTGTCCGTGCTCGAGCACGGGTCGGTCAGCTTCTACTTCACCGGCATGTCGCGCTCGCTCACCCACGAGCTGATCCGGCACCGCCACTTCTCCTACTCGCAGCTCTCGCAGCGCTACGTGCCCGAGCGCGACGCCGCGATGGTCGAGCCCGAGGTCATCGCCGAGGACCCCGAGCTGCACAAGATGTTCCTGGCCGCGGCCGAGGCCAGCGTGACCGCCTACAACGAGCTGCTCGCGGGCCTGGAGCGCAAGTTCGCACACGTCACCAACGGCACGCTGCGCCGCAAGCAGGCCCGGCAGGCCGCCCGCGCGATCCTGCCCAACGCCACCGAGACCCGCATCGTGGTCACCGGCAACTACCGTGCCTGGCGCCACTTCATCGCCATGCGCGCCACCGAGCACGCCGACGTCGAGATCCGCGCGCTGGCCATCGAGTGCCTGCGCCAGCTGCAGAAGGTCGCCGAGAACGTCTTCCGCGACTTCGAGATCTCCAGCCTCGCCGACGGCACCGAGGTCGCCTCCAGTCCGCTCGTCACCGAGGGCTGA
- a CDS encoding GNAT family N-acetyltransferase, whose translation MGPRIETAYAGAFAGPPYHYDRARVKRALTGLAFAATQPGAAAVLAVAEDGGGEVLGGAWGWVTPKGLRGPGTPYSELYSMVVRAVGGPDVAYSRLPGRFELVELFVHPDAQGGGLGRALVTAVLGGRPGWLLSWPSAHAYDVYARWGWQELGRFRNGRNTAVAVLTYDEEAGHG comes from the coding sequence TTGGGCCCGCGCATCGAGACGGCCTACGCCGGTGCGTTCGCGGGCCCGCCATACCACTACGACCGCGCGCGGGTGAAGCGCGCGCTGACCGGGCTCGCCTTCGCCGCCACCCAGCCGGGGGCCGCCGCCGTGCTGGCGGTGGCTGAGGACGGTGGCGGCGAGGTGCTCGGCGGGGCCTGGGGCTGGGTCACGCCGAAAGGGCTGCGCGGGCCCGGCACCCCTTACAGCGAGCTGTACTCGATGGTCGTGCGCGCGGTCGGCGGCCCCGATGTCGCCTACTCGCGGCTGCCCGGCCGGTTCGAGCTGGTCGAGCTGTTCGTGCACCCGGACGCCCAGGGTGGTGGCCTCGGCCGCGCGCTCGTGACCGCGGTGCTCGGCGGCCGTCCCGGCTGGCTGCTGTCCTGGCCGAGCGCGCACGCGTACGACGTGTACGCGAGGTGGGGCTGGCAGGAGCTCGGGCGGTTCCGCAACGGGCGCAACACCGCGGTGGCGGTGCTCACCTACGACGAGGAAGCGGGCCACGGGTAA
- a CDS encoding TIGR03085 family metal-binding protein — MGIARAERRDLVQLFTAVGPEAPTLCGEWTTRDLAAHLVLRERRLDAAPGIALSAFAGHTRKVQEELAAKPWAELVDLVRTGPPWWSPYGLPGLEDLVNGAEYFIHHEDVRRAQSGWQPRDLDQDPLWRMVGMAGRITFRKSPVGIVLARPSGERRVLRNGPSPVTITGEPAELLLHAFGRAEVHVELSGDARAVDVVEHLDRSM; from the coding sequence ATGGGTATCGCACGGGCGGAGCGCCGCGATCTGGTCCAGCTGTTCACCGCCGTCGGCCCGGAGGCGCCGACCCTGTGCGGTGAGTGGACCACCCGCGACCTGGCCGCCCACCTCGTGCTCCGCGAACGCCGCCTGGACGCCGCGCCCGGCATCGCGCTGTCCGCTTTCGCCGGGCACACCCGCAAGGTCCAGGAGGAGTTGGCCGCCAAGCCGTGGGCCGAGCTCGTCGACCTGGTGCGCACCGGCCCGCCCTGGTGGTCCCCCTACGGCCTGCCCGGCCTGGAGGACCTGGTCAACGGTGCCGAGTACTTCATCCACCACGAGGACGTGCGCCGCGCCCAGTCCGGCTGGCAGCCCCGTGACCTGGACCAGGACCCGCTGTGGCGCATGGTCGGCATGGCCGGGCGCATCACCTTCCGCAAGAGCCCGGTCGGCATCGTGCTGGCCCGCCCCAGCGGCGAGCGCCGGGTGCTCAGGAACGGCCCGAGCCCGGTGACGATCACCGGCGAACCCGCCGAGCTGCTGCTGCACGCCTTCGGCCGCGCCGAGGTCCACGTCGAGCTCAGCGGCGACGCGCGCGCGGTCGACGTGGTGGAACACCTCGACCGCAGCATGTGA
- the dapA gene encoding 4-hydroxy-tetrahydrodipicolinate synthase, which translates to MTACPTASPGRPFGQVLVAMVTPFDAAGSPDLDAARELAVHLVDRGCDGLVVNGTTGESPTTTDAEKAELVRAVVDAVGERATVVAGVGSYDTAHSVHAATDAAKAGAHGLLVVTPYYSRPPQSGLFAHFTAVAEATELPVMLYDIPPRSVVPIETETLLRLAEHPRIVAVKDAKGDFTAATEVMADTGLAYYSGDDALNLPWLAVGGAGFVSVIGHVVPERLRQLAEAVEDGDLATARAVHISLLPIYSAFAKLGGVIFSKAALRLRGIEVGGPRLPLPPATPEQAELVAAALRAADVEVFQ; encoded by the coding sequence ATGACCGCTTGTCCCACCGCCTCGCCTGGCCGGCCGTTCGGCCAGGTGCTGGTCGCGATGGTCACGCCGTTCGACGCCGCCGGGTCCCCGGACCTGGACGCGGCGCGCGAACTGGCCGTGCACCTGGTCGACCGCGGCTGCGACGGGCTGGTCGTCAACGGCACCACCGGTGAGTCCCCGACCACGACCGACGCGGAGAAGGCCGAGCTCGTGCGTGCCGTGGTCGACGCGGTCGGTGAGCGGGCCACCGTCGTGGCGGGGGTCGGCTCCTACGACACCGCGCACAGCGTGCATGCCGCCACCGACGCGGCCAAGGCGGGCGCGCACGGCCTGCTCGTGGTCACCCCCTACTACTCGAGGCCACCGCAGTCCGGCCTGTTCGCGCACTTCACCGCCGTGGCCGAGGCCACCGAGCTGCCCGTGATGCTCTACGACATCCCGCCGCGCAGCGTCGTGCCGATCGAGACCGAGACCCTGCTGCGGCTCGCCGAGCACCCGCGGATCGTCGCGGTCAAGGACGCCAAGGGCGACTTCACCGCAGCCACCGAGGTAATGGCCGACACGGGTTTGGCCTATTACTCCGGCGACGACGCGCTGAACCTGCCCTGGCTCGCCGTCGGTGGCGCCGGGTTCGTCAGCGTCATCGGGCACGTGGTGCCGGAGCGCCTGCGACAGCTGGCCGAGGCCGTCGAGGACGGCGACCTGGCCACGGCGCGCGCGGTGCACATCAGCCTGTTGCCGATCTACTCGGCGTTCGCCAAGCTCGGCGGCGTGATCTTCAGCAAGGCAGCCCTGCGGTTGCGGGGCATCGAGGTCGGCGGTCCCAGACTGCCGTTGCCACCCGCGACGCCGGAGCAGGCCGAGCTGGTGGCGGCGGCCCTGCGTGCCGCGGACGTGGAGGTTTTCCAGTAG
- a CDS encoding ribonuclease J, with protein sequence MTAIAAALPTNKPGPLPEGGLRVVALGGIGEVGRNMTVFEHSGRMLVVDCGVLFPEDDAPGVDLILPDFRALEDRLDDIDALVLTHGHEDHIGAVPFLLRLRPDLPVVGSRFTLALLAAKCKEHRQNPVLIEVVEGEHRSFGPFELQFLAVNHSIPDALAVAIRTDAGLVLHTGDIKLDQLPLDGRLTDLAGFHRLGDEGVDLFLVDSTNAEVPGFVTPERQIGPVLDGVIGKARQRVIVACFASHVHRVQQVLDVAAAHGRRVTFVGRSMVRNMGIAAELGLLTVPSGLLVDLDEAMQMPEDQVVFVSTGSQGEPLSALSRMARGEHRQISIRAGDMVVLASSLIPGNETAVFGVVNGLVRLGAQVVHQGTAKVHVSGHASAGELLYLYNAVRPSNVMPVHGEWRHLRANAELATLTGVPAERVVIAEDGVVVDLVDGAASIVGRVEVGHVYVDGLSVGDVGESTLSDRLVLGEGGFIAITVAVDTATGRAVAPPTVSGRGFSDDPKALDQVVPLVEMELARTETENITDPHRIAQSVRRVVGRWVAETYRRRPMIVPTVIPL encoded by the coding sequence GTGACAGCTATCGCGGCGGCGTTGCCCACCAACAAGCCAGGCCCGCTGCCCGAAGGCGGCCTCCGTGTTGTCGCCCTCGGCGGCATCGGTGAGGTCGGCCGCAACATGACCGTTTTCGAGCACAGCGGGCGCATGCTCGTCGTCGACTGCGGGGTGCTCTTCCCCGAGGACGACGCGCCCGGTGTCGACCTGATCCTGCCGGACTTCCGCGCGTTGGAGGACCGGCTCGACGACATCGACGCGCTCGTGCTCACGCACGGCCACGAGGACCACATCGGCGCGGTGCCGTTCCTGCTGCGCCTGCGCCCGGACCTGCCGGTGGTGGGCTCGCGGTTCACGCTCGCGCTGCTCGCCGCCAAGTGCAAGGAGCACCGGCAGAACCCGGTCCTGATCGAGGTGGTCGAGGGCGAGCACCGCTCGTTCGGGCCGTTCGAGCTGCAGTTCCTCGCCGTCAACCACTCGATCCCGGACGCGCTGGCGGTCGCCATCCGCACCGACGCCGGGCTCGTGCTGCACACCGGCGACATCAAGCTCGACCAGCTCCCCCTGGACGGGCGCCTCACCGACCTGGCCGGGTTCCACCGGCTGGGTGACGAGGGTGTGGACCTGTTCCTGGTCGACTCCACCAACGCCGAGGTGCCCGGGTTCGTCACGCCGGAGCGCCAGATCGGGCCGGTGCTGGACGGGGTGATCGGCAAGGCGCGGCAGCGGGTGATTGTGGCCTGCTTCGCCAGCCACGTGCACCGCGTGCAGCAGGTGCTGGACGTGGCCGCCGCACACGGCCGCCGCGTCACCTTCGTCGGGCGGTCCATGGTGCGCAACATGGGCATCGCCGCCGAGCTCGGCCTGCTCACCGTGCCCAGCGGCCTCCTGGTCGACCTGGACGAGGCCATGCAGATGCCCGAGGACCAGGTGGTGTTCGTCTCCACCGGGTCGCAGGGTGAGCCCCTGTCGGCGCTCTCGCGCATGGCGCGGGGCGAGCACCGGCAGATCAGCATCCGAGCCGGGGACATGGTCGTGCTGGCCAGCTCGCTCATCCCGGGCAACGAGACTGCGGTGTTCGGTGTGGTCAACGGGCTGGTCCGGCTGGGCGCGCAGGTCGTGCACCAGGGCACCGCGAAGGTGCACGTCTCCGGGCACGCCTCCGCCGGTGAGCTGCTCTACCTGTACAACGCGGTGCGGCCGAGCAACGTGATGCCGGTGCACGGCGAGTGGCGGCACCTGCGCGCCAACGCCGAGCTGGCCACTCTCACCGGCGTGCCCGCCGAGCGGGTGGTCATCGCCGAGGACGGCGTGGTGGTCGACCTGGTCGACGGCGCGGCGAGCATCGTCGGGCGGGTCGAGGTCGGGCACGTGTACGTGGACGGCCTGTCCGTCGGCGACGTCGGCGAGTCCACGCTCTCCGACCGGCTGGTGCTCGGCGAGGGCGGGTTCATCGCGATCACCGTCGCCGTGGACACCGCCACCGGTCGCGCGGTCGCGCCGCCGACGGTGTCCGGACGAGGCTTCTCCGACGACCCGAAGGCACTGGACCAGGTCGTGCCGCTGGTGGAGATGGAGCTGGCGCGCACCGAGACGGAGAACATCACCGACCCGCACCGCATCGCCCAGTCGGTGCGCCGGGTCGTGGGGCGCTGGGTCGCCGAGACCTACCGCCGCCGCCCGATGATCGTGCCCACCGTCATCCCCCTGTGA
- a CDS encoding phosphotransferase: MTGPGIDQGWDSHTALVEGRWIHRRPRRADVAVRLRRETTFLPWLADRLPLAVPRPELVRTDPLEVRHALVPGEGTEDPVAEHGAALGAFLRALHTTPVAAAVERGLTDGATARADLASAVEGFRSQVLPRLDASYRARGAELLEEVLAAPADTVVHGDLGPEHVLSEGSRLTGVIDFTDAHVGDAAVDLAWALYGTSAPCAAALAQAYGGVSADLRRRALAWHRLGPWFEVVHCLRLGRAEEVGSGLAGVRARLDEVG, from the coding sequence GTGACCGGCCCCGGTATCGACCAGGGCTGGGACAGCCACACCGCACTCGTCGAGGGCCGCTGGATCCACCGGCGGCCCCGCCGGGCGGACGTCGCCGTGCGCCTGCGCCGCGAAACCACTTTCCTCCCCTGGCTGGCCGACCGCCTGCCGCTGGCGGTACCGCGCCCGGAGCTCGTCCGGACCGACCCGCTGGAGGTCCGGCACGCGCTCGTCCCGGGCGAGGGCACCGAAGACCCGGTGGCCGAGCACGGCGCCGCGCTGGGCGCCTTCCTGCGCGCGCTGCACACCACGCCGGTGGCGGCGGCGGTCGAGCGGGGGCTGACGGACGGGGCCACCGCGCGGGCGGACCTGGCCAGCGCGGTCGAGGGCTTCCGCAGTCAGGTGCTGCCCCGCCTGGACGCCTCTTACCGGGCCCGGGGTGCCGAGCTGCTCGAGGAGGTGCTGGCGGCGCCCGCCGACACCGTCGTGCACGGGGACCTGGGGCCGGAGCACGTGCTGTCCGAGGGCTCGCGGCTGACCGGGGTCATCGACTTCACCGACGCGCACGTGGGCGATGCCGCGGTCGACCTCGCGTGGGCGCTGTACGGCACGTCCGCCCCGTGTGCGGCCGCGCTGGCGCAGGCCTACGGCGGCGTGAGCGCTGACCTGCGGCGACGGGCGTTGGCGTGGCACCGGCTCGGGCCGTGGTTCGAGGTGGTGCACTGCTTGCGGCTCGGGCGGGCGGAGGAGGTCGGGTCCGGGCTGGCCGGGGTGCGGGCGAGGCTGGACGAGGTGGGCTGA
- a CDS encoding EamA family transporter, whose product MTAGPATPAPRRAAVAGLVLVTVSAVCFGSAGPVAKLVIGLGVSPWQLTQLRITGAALVFLLLALLRSPAALRLRARELPLVVAYGLVAFVGIQAFYFTAVSRLPVGIALLLEYLGPVLVALWARFVQRRRLRPLTWVAAACALLGLALIGEVWRDSHLDGLGVLAGFGAALCLAGYFLLGEHGVTTGRDPIALAALGTAVGALAMAVVSPPWRLPLRLLAEPTALGPPGWALLAWVVLVGTVGAYLTGILSLRFLTAPVAGVLATAEVVVAAAVAWLLLGETLTAVQLTGASVLLTGVVLAQLPSRAQPGPTG is encoded by the coding sequence ATGACCGCCGGCCCCGCCACCCCGGCCCCGCGACGCGCGGCAGTGGCGGGGCTCGTGCTGGTCACCGTCTCCGCGGTGTGCTTCGGCAGCGCGGGCCCGGTGGCGAAGCTGGTGATCGGGCTCGGCGTGTCGCCGTGGCAGCTCACGCAGCTGCGCATCACCGGCGCGGCCCTGGTGTTCCTGCTCCTCGCGCTGCTGCGCTCCCCCGCCGCCCTGCGGTTGCGCGCACGCGAGCTCCCGCTGGTCGTGGCCTACGGCCTGGTGGCCTTCGTCGGCATCCAGGCCTTCTACTTCACCGCCGTGTCCCGCCTGCCGGTGGGCATCGCCCTGCTGCTGGAGTACCTGGGCCCGGTTCTGGTGGCCCTGTGGGCCCGGTTCGTGCAGCGCCGCCGCCTGCGCCCGCTCACCTGGGTGGCGGCGGCCTGCGCCCTCCTGGGTCTGGCCCTCATCGGCGAGGTGTGGCGCGACTCCCACCTGGACGGCCTGGGCGTCCTGGCGGGCTTCGGCGCGGCCCTCTGCCTGGCGGGCTACTTCCTGCTGGGCGAACACGGCGTGACCACCGGCCGCGACCCGATCGCCCTGGCCGCGCTGGGCACCGCGGTGGGCGCACTGGCGATGGCCGTGGTCTCCCCGCCCTGGCGGCTCCCGCTCCGGCTGCTGGCCGAACCCACCGCCCTCGGACCACCCGGCTGGGCGCTGCTGGCCTGGGTGGTCCTGGTCGGCACGGTGGGCGCCTACCTGACCGGCATCCTCTCGCTGCGCTTCCTGACCGCCCCGGTGGCGGGCGTGCTGGCCACGGCGGAGGTCGTGGTCGCCGCCGCGGTGGCCTGGCTGCTGCTCGGCGAGACGCTGACCGCGGTGCAGCTGACGGGCGCGTCGGTCCTGCTCACCGGCGTGGTGCTGGCCCAGCTGCCGAGCCGGGCCCAGCCCGGGCCCACCGGGTAG
- a CDS encoding lysophospholipid acyltransferase family protein, producing MAADRAFVALTGKLEVTGELPAELRGRPLLLATNHIGVFDGFVMVAACHKAGITPSLMSTGGLFDAPIVGWVWRRCGHVRVDRGKRTVTQAMDNAIEALQEGHTLIIYPEGRVSRDPLMWPEKGKTGAARIALGADATVIPVSQWGAHEAVIWGTLVVSGWADFKPLMMSWFRAVRRRPTFRVHFGAPVDLSDLSSKKPGDASRARDRIMRAIATGLVRVRPGELDRMKFHDPTRPTESKSPWTPDQL from the coding sequence ATGGCCGCCGACCGCGCTTTCGTCGCCCTCACCGGCAAGCTCGAGGTCACCGGTGAGCTGCCCGCCGAGCTGCGGGGGCGCCCGCTGCTGCTGGCCACCAACCACATCGGGGTCTTCGACGGCTTCGTGATGGTGGCGGCCTGCCACAAGGCGGGCATCACGCCGTCGCTGATGTCCACCGGCGGCCTCTTCGACGCCCCAATCGTGGGCTGGGTGTGGCGGCGCTGCGGCCACGTCCGCGTCGACCGGGGCAAACGCACGGTCACCCAGGCCATGGACAACGCGATCGAGGCCCTCCAGGAGGGCCACACGCTGATCATCTACCCCGAGGGCCGGGTCTCCCGCGACCCGCTGATGTGGCCGGAGAAGGGCAAGACCGGCGCGGCGCGCATCGCGCTGGGCGCGGACGCCACGGTCATCCCGGTCAGCCAGTGGGGCGCGCACGAGGCGGTCATCTGGGGCACGCTCGTGGTGTCCGGGTGGGCCGACTTCAAGCCGCTGATGATGTCCTGGTTCCGCGCGGTGCGGCGTCGGCCGACCTTCCGCGTGCACTTCGGCGCCCCGGTGGACCTGTCGGACCTGTCCTCGAAGAAGCCGGGCGACGCCTCGCGGGCGCGCGACCGCATCATGCGCGCGATCGCCACCGGCCTGGTCCGAGTCCGCCCCGGTGAGCTGGACCGGATGAAGTTCCACGACCCGACCCGGCCCACCGAGTCGAAGAGCCCGTGGACCCCCGACCAGCTGTGA